AAGCCGCGTGGTTGCTCACCTCGGGCGATGCGCAGTTGGCGCACGGCCAGGGCTTGCGCGTAGGCGGCGTCCATGTCGAAGCCGGCCTGGGCGCTGAGGGGCGCTGGCCAAAGCTGGCCGCCATCGGTGTGTTCGAGCAGTTGCAGCGGGGTCATGCGCGAGATCATAGTGAAGGCGGTCGGGCACGCGCTATGCTGCCCGTCCATGAACCAACCCTTTCTTGAAGTCCAGGAACTCATCAGCGATGGCAACGCCGCCGCCACGCCCGTCGCCTCCATCATCGTGCTGCATGGCCTCGGTGCCGATGGGAGCGACTTCGTGCCGATCGCGCACGAGCTCGACCTGAGCGCCATCGGTCCGGTGCGCTTCGTGTTCCCGAGCGCACCGGTGCGCCCGGTCACGCTCAACAACGGCTACCCCATGCGCGCCTGGTACGACATCCACCCGCCCAGCACCAACCCCGCCGTGCCCAGGCGGGAAGACGCGGCCGGCCTGCGCGCCTCGCAAGACCTGGTGCAGGGCCTGATCGACCGCGAGATCACCCGTGGCGTGCCGGCGCACCGCATGGTGCTCATGGGCTTTTCGCAGGGCTGCGCCATGACGCTCATGACCGGCCTGCGCGCGCCGCAGCGCCTGGCCGGGCTGGTGGGCCTGTCGGGCTACCTGCCGATGGCCGAGACCACCGCGGCCGAGCGCGGCGAGGCCAACCGCGCCACCCCCATTTTCCTGGCGCATGGCGAACACGATCCCATGGTCACCATCGACCGCGCCACCGCTTCGCGGGATGCCCTTCTGACCATGGGCTATTCCGTGGAATGGCACGCGTACCCGATGGAGCACTCCGTGTGCGGCGAAGAGGTGGACGACCTCAATGCCTGGCTGCTGAGGGTGCTGGGCGCTCGCCCGGCCTGAGGCCGGCGCGACCGTGCGGCTGCGGCGGTCCGCTTGCCGCTCGGCACTCGGCACTCGGAAATGGCCGCCAAACGAAGGGACTTGCCGGGTATCAGTTTCGGGTATTGGCGGATGCGAACATCTGATTTGACGGTGCTGCGAGCGCGTCGATAAGCTGTCGGAACGGTTGGCGATGGCATTGCCGACCGATTCCAGATACACGTCAGCAAGAGGCCGTCCATGCATTTCAGATTCGTCCGTCAACTGGTCCTCGCGGCCATCGGTGCCTTCCAGTTTTCCGCCGCGGTGCACGCCGCCGAATTCCCCGAAAGAGCGATCACCATCATCGTGCCGTATGCCAACGGTGGCCAGGGCGACATCATCGCGCGCGCCATCGCCGACAACCTCCCGGCGCGCATCGGGCAACCGGTGATCGTGGTGAACCGGCCTGGTGCCAACGGTGTGATCGGCACCACGGCGGTTGCACAGGCCAGGCCCGATGGGTACACCCTCGGTGTGGTCGTGGCGTCGCACGCGGTGTCGCCTGCCTTCAACGCCCATCTGCCCTTTGATTCGGTCCAGGATTTCGCACCGATCACGACCGCCGCCCTGACGGAGATGGTCGTGGTGGGCGCGCCGACCATGGCGCCCGAGAACCTGAAGGAGTTCATTGCCCTGGCGAAAAGCAAACCCGGCGAGCTGGTCTACAAGTCGGCCGGCCCGGGCAGCAATTCGCATCTGTTCAGCGAGTGGCTGCAGGATGCAGCCGGCATCCGGCTGATCCACGCGCCCTACAAGGGCAGCGGCGACTCTTCACGCGATCTGGTGGCAGGGGTGATCCACATGGGCTTTGACACCCTGCCGGGCGTCAAGGGCTACATCGCCAACAAGCAGATGAAGCTCCTGGCGGTCGGCGGACCCAAGCGGTCCACCACCTTCCCCAACGTGCCCACCGTGGCCGAGTACGCCGCAATCCCCGACTTCCAGGCGAATACCTGGAGCATGGTGCTGGCACCCAAGGGCACGCCGAGCGATGTGGTGAACGAGCTCAACCGTGAAATCATCGCCGTCTTCCAGATCCCCGCGGTGCGCCAGAGGCTGGAGAACACCGGCGCACAGATCGTTGGCAACACGCCCGCGCAGGCTCGGGATATGCTGGCCCAGCAAGTGAAGTTCTACGGCGAGCTGGTGAAGCGCCTGGACCTCAAGGTCACCAACTGAACGCCTCCTGCGGCCGTTCCGAACTCGGCATGATCAAAACGACGCGCCCGCTCAATGCCAAGCAACTCGAGGCATTCCGTGCCGTCATGCTCACCGGGAGCATGACGGGCGCGGGGCGGTTCCTGTCGGTGTCGCAGCCGGCGATCACGCGGCTGATCCGTGACCTCGAGGAGGATCTGAAGCTCCAGCTCTTCAACCGCGATACGGGGCACATCGCGCCGACGCAGGAAGCGCGCGCACTGTACATGGAAGTCGAGCGCCACTACGCCGGTACCGAGCGGATCCGCGAGGCGGCGTTTGCGATCCGCGAGTTCAAGAGCGCCCGGCTGAAGATCGCGGCCAACCTATCGCTTACGCTGGCGTGTTTGCCCAAGGCCATCGAGCGGTTCGAGAAGCGTTTCCCCACCTCGATGCTGAGCGTGCAAAGCGGCGTTTCCGCGGAAATCATCGACCTGGTGTCCAGCGGCAGCGTGGACATCGGTTTCGCG
The sequence above is a segment of the Hydrogenophaga sp. BPS33 genome. Coding sequences within it:
- a CDS encoding alpha/beta hydrolase, producing MNQPFLEVQELISDGNAAATPVASIIVLHGLGADGSDFVPIAHELDLSAIGPVRFVFPSAPVRPVTLNNGYPMRAWYDIHPPSTNPAVPRREDAAGLRASQDLVQGLIDREITRGVPAHRMVLMGFSQGCAMTLMTGLRAPQRLAGLVGLSGYLPMAETTAAERGEANRATPIFLAHGEHDPMVTIDRATASRDALLTMGYSVEWHAYPMEHSVCGEEVDDLNAWLLRVLGARPA
- a CDS encoding Bug family tripartite tricarboxylate transporter substrate binding protein, which produces MHFRFVRQLVLAAIGAFQFSAAVHAAEFPERAITIIVPYANGGQGDIIARAIADNLPARIGQPVIVVNRPGANGVIGTTAVAQARPDGYTLGVVVASHAVSPAFNAHLPFDSVQDFAPITTAALTEMVVVGAPTMAPENLKEFIALAKSKPGELVYKSAGPGSNSHLFSEWLQDAAGIRLIHAPYKGSGDSSRDLVAGVIHMGFDTLPGVKGYIANKQMKLLAVGGPKRSTTFPNVPTVAEYAAIPDFQANTWSMVLAPKGTPSDVVNELNREIIAVFQIPAVRQRLENTGAQIVGNTPAQARDMLAQQVKFYGELVKRLDLKVTN